Proteins encoded in a region of the Streptomyces sp. NBC_00310 genome:
- a CDS encoding MFS transporter, with product MTAPTTQAGVDRSGRISAPHRRLTLANSVLGAVIVALDGTVLTIAQPTLRRDLDASLTEVQWTSTGYLIAVAGLLVFAGRIGDRFGHQRVFAWGVLGFGAASAGIGFAPGVGWVIGLRVVQGVFGALLQPATLGMLRAAFPPDRLGMPIALRTSAIGVAVAAGPLVGGVLVAQVGWRAVFFLNVVPALVMGLLALTVRAPQTGWEGPAESAGQASGARLDLPGAALLAVALAAVVHTLVGVPEHGWTATGVLGLLIAAVCVLALVRHEQRTPEPLLPSAVLGSATVCAALGMLVVASAAMLGALFVCSFVLQDVLGMDPLRTSLVALPGGVTMVLGAPLSAVLLRRWGARPTALTGTALLTFGVLALSRLGPGSSTVLAGGGFLLLGAGFGALMVTATAVVVRHAPPESAGVAGGLQQTAMNVGPTLGVAAATTLMPLGSGPALLFLAGVAALGAPLALRMPRPARPARDGTRSVRNDEGKKDEREP from the coding sequence ATGACGGCACCCACGACGCAGGCCGGTGTCGACCGGAGTGGGCGAATATCCGCTCCGCACCGCCGTCTCACCCTCGCGAACAGCGTGCTCGGTGCCGTGATCGTCGCCCTCGACGGAACGGTGCTGACGATCGCTCAGCCGACCCTGCGACGCGACCTCGACGCCTCCCTCACCGAGGTGCAGTGGACCAGCACCGGCTATCTGATCGCGGTGGCCGGGCTGTTGGTGTTCGCGGGGCGGATCGGGGACCGGTTCGGGCATCAACGGGTGTTCGCATGGGGGGTGTTGGGCTTCGGGGCGGCTTCCGCGGGCATCGGGTTCGCGCCCGGTGTGGGCTGGGTGATCGGCTTGCGGGTCGTCCAGGGCGTCTTCGGCGCGCTGTTGCAGCCCGCCACGCTCGGGATGCTGCGGGCCGCGTTCCCGCCCGACCGGCTGGGGATGCCCATCGCGCTGCGGACCAGCGCCATCGGCGTGGCCGTCGCCGCCGGTCCGCTGGTCGGCGGTGTGCTCGTCGCCCAGGTGGGCTGGCGGGCGGTGTTCTTCCTCAACGTCGTACCGGCGCTGGTCATGGGCCTGCTGGCACTGACGGTGCGCGCCCCGCAGACGGGGTGGGAGGGGCCTGCGGAGTCGGCGGGGCAGGCTTCCGGCGCCCGCCTCGACCTGCCCGGCGCCGCGCTGCTCGCCGTGGCCCTGGCGGCTGTCGTACACACGCTGGTCGGGGTGCCGGAGCACGGCTGGACGGCCACGGGTGTGCTCGGCCTGCTGATCGCCGCCGTATGCGTCCTCGCCCTCGTACGCCATGAACAGCGCACCCCCGAGCCGCTGTTGCCGTCCGCCGTGCTGGGCTCGGCCACGGTGTGCGCGGCGCTCGGGATGCTGGTCGTCGCGTCGGCGGCGATGCTCGGCGCGCTGTTCGTGTGCAGCTTCGTCCTCCAGGACGTGCTCGGCATGGACCCGCTGCGCACGAGCCTCGTCGCGCTGCCCGGCGGCGTGACGATGGTGCTCGGGGCGCCGCTCTCGGCCGTACTGCTGCGCCGGTGGGGCGCCCGTCCCACGGCTCTCACAGGGACGGCGCTGCTCACCTTCGGTGTGCTGGCGCTGTCCCGGCTCGGCCCCGGGTCGTCGACGGTGCTGGCCGGAGGCGGGTTCCTGTTGTTGGGTGCCGGTTTCGGCGCGCTGATGGTCACCGCCACCGCCGTCGTCGTACGGCATGCGCCGCCGGAGTCGGCGGGGGTGGCCGGCGGGCTGCAGCAGACCGCGATGAACGTCGGCCCGACGCTGGGGGTGGCGGCCGCGACCACGCTCATGCCGCTCGGCTCGGGCCCCGCGCTGCTGTTCCTGGCCGGTGTGGCCGCGCTCGGTGCGCCTCTTGCCCTGCGAATGCCCCGACCCGCCCGCCCCGCGAGGGATGGAACGCGATCAGTACGGAACGATGAAGGCAAGAAAGATGAACGCGAGCCGTGA
- a CDS encoding TetR/AcrR family transcriptional regulator: MSEPNTGLRSRLVDVGVELVTAEGVQALSLREIARRAGVSHGAPRRYFPTHLELLSAIARRGFEELAVRGVAALGDGTASPREQIATLGRVYLDFALTNRGMHELMFRHDLLESNELGLRDSSLPIFTLLVDLVGRARPDADARLVAGALLANLYGIAQLWTWGSLQLTTGADDFAPLLHTALDAHLGGEER, from the coding sequence ATGAGCGAGCCGAACACGGGGCTGCGGTCCCGGCTGGTCGATGTCGGGGTCGAGCTGGTGACCGCCGAGGGTGTGCAGGCGCTGTCCCTGCGGGAGATCGCGCGGCGGGCGGGGGTGTCACACGGGGCGCCGCGCCGATACTTCCCGACCCACCTGGAACTGCTGTCGGCCATCGCGCGCCGGGGATTCGAGGAACTGGCGGTCAGGGGGGTCGCGGCGCTCGGGGACGGTACGGCGAGCCCGCGTGAGCAGATCGCGACGCTGGGCCGCGTGTATCTCGACTTCGCGCTCACCAACCGGGGCATGCACGAACTGATGTTCCGTCACGATCTGCTGGAGAGCAATGAGTTGGGGCTGCGCGACAGCAGTCTGCCGATCTTCACCCTGCTGGTGGACCTCGTCGGGCGGGCCCGGCCGGACGCCGACGCCCGGCTCGTCGCCGGCGCGCTGCTGGCGAACCTCTACGGCATCGCCCAGCTGTGGACGTGGGGCAGCCTCCAACTGACCACGGGTGCCGATGACTTCGCACCCCTGCTGCACACCGCGCTGGACGCGCACCTGGGCGGCGAGGAGCGATGA
- a CDS encoding MFS transporter — protein sequence MSVPAAPPGQPKKAATAAWIGSALEYYDFFIYGSAAALIFPTVFFDESDPATATLLSLATFGVAYAARPVGALFLGHFGDRLGRKKIMVFTLILMGVSTFLIGCLPTRDQVGTLAPVLLVLCRVLQGISAAGEQASANSMTLEHAPADRRGFFTSFTLSGTQGGQLLATLVFIPIAALPEDQLLSWGWRVPFWMSIAVAVVGYVIRRTLEETPAFTQQTESEGVAKLPLVVLLREHWADVLRVIAGALVASVSTIFTVWALAYGTSESVGLSRSSMLWVGALANLVALAAIPLWATLSDRIGRRPVFLIGAAGSAVMMFVYLWAISTGAYPLVLILGIVTFGVVYSAANGIWPSFYGEMFSTRVRLSGMAIGTQIGFAIAGFAVTFAAQIAGPDGDDWFAVALFTTALCVPPVLAVLTARETHRIPTELLGTRAPREKNDRERVAA from the coding sequence GCCCAAGAAGGCCGCTACGGCCGCCTGGATCGGCAGCGCCCTGGAGTACTACGACTTCTTCATCTACGGCAGCGCCGCCGCCCTGATCTTCCCGACGGTCTTCTTCGACGAGTCCGACCCGGCCACCGCGACCCTGCTGTCCCTGGCCACGTTCGGTGTCGCGTACGCGGCGCGGCCGGTCGGCGCCCTGTTCCTCGGGCACTTCGGCGACCGGCTGGGCCGTAAGAAGATCATGGTCTTCACGCTGATCCTGATGGGCGTGTCGACGTTCCTGATCGGCTGCCTCCCCACCCGCGACCAGGTCGGCACCCTCGCCCCGGTCCTCCTGGTGCTCTGCCGTGTGCTCCAGGGCATATCGGCCGCCGGTGAGCAGGCGAGCGCGAACTCGATGACGCTGGAACACGCACCGGCGGACCGGCGCGGCTTCTTCACCAGCTTCACCCTGAGCGGCACCCAGGGCGGGCAGCTGCTCGCCACCCTGGTCTTCATCCCGATCGCCGCGCTCCCCGAGGACCAGCTGCTGTCCTGGGGCTGGCGCGTGCCGTTCTGGATGAGCATCGCGGTCGCCGTCGTCGGCTATGTCATCCGCCGCACGCTGGAGGAGACCCCGGCCTTCACCCAGCAGACCGAGTCCGAGGGCGTCGCCAAGCTGCCGCTGGTCGTCCTGCTGCGTGAGCACTGGGCGGACGTGCTGCGGGTGATCGCGGGCGCGCTGGTCGCCTCGGTCTCCACGATCTTCACCGTGTGGGCGCTGGCGTACGGCACGAGCGAGTCGGTCGGCCTGTCCCGTTCGTCCATGCTGTGGGTGGGCGCGCTCGCCAACCTGGTCGCGCTCGCCGCGATCCCCCTGTGGGCCACGCTCTCCGACCGCATCGGCCGCCGCCCGGTGTTCCTGATCGGCGCGGCCGGCAGCGCGGTGATGATGTTCGTCTACCTGTGGGCGATCTCCACCGGCGCCTACCCGCTGGTCCTGATCCTCGGCATCGTCACCTTCGGTGTCGTCTACAGCGCCGCGAACGGCATCTGGCCCTCCTTCTACGGCGAGATGTTCTCCACCCGGGTCCGGCTGTCCGGCATGGCGATCGGCACCCAGATCGGCTTCGCCATCGCCGGTTTCGCCGTCACCTTCGCCGCGCAGATCGCTGGCCCGGACGGCGACGACTGGTTCGCCGTGGCCCTGTTCACCACGGCCCTGTGCGTCCCCCCGGTTCTCGCCGTCCTCACCGCCCGCGAGACCCACAGGATCCCGACCGAACTCCTCGGCACCCGCGCCCCGCGCGAGAAGAACGACCGGGAGCGCGTCGCGGCCTGA